The window GAAATTGGATAATCACTCCCAAATTTCCTGTTTTAAAGCAGGGATGAAATAAGTAACTGCTAATGTCATCCATCTATTTTCTACATGGATCTTAAAATCAATATAATGAAGTTTTAAATAAGATGCTGGCCAGAAGCATTATTCTTTTTACCATAAGTGAACAAGAAGGTTACCTGAATTATTAACACCAACCAAACTTCTACTAGAGGTAATTTACTGAGATGAAGTCCAACCTTATTTTACAACTTTATCCAAACCAGCCCAAACCATATATAGGGATTATTCTAAAGTTAGGAACCATTTTCCCCACTAAACAAACACAGGCCACTTTTACAACATATGTGGGAGGCTGCTGAatgcagtgctatttacaatagcaaaagaTCCAAGTGTCCAATGATATAGAGTTGGTTAAATAGATTAAGGTATATCCACATAATGGAATATCTCGCAGCTATTTAATGTAATGCTGTAGAATGATGTTTAATGACATTGAATATTTTTTGTACATTTAGTACAAAAAAGTTAGAAAACATGTGAGATTATCCTACTTGTAAAATGAAATAGTCCTTATAATAGTATCCCACTTATGGAAAAGAACAGATTCATACATAAAAAGTATCTGGACGATATAGACCAAATGCTATCagcataataatttttttcttactactGGAACTATAGGTGattatctcccccctcccccagtataTTCAGTAATGCATATGTAATGCTTGGTAATCAATAAAagttcatattcttttttaaagttagtgAGGAACAATTCATCTAACTGCTCAGGAGACGAGAcctattttagagatgagaaggCAAATCTGATGGTTATCTAATGTTCCTCTTCTCCCACCAAACATCCCTGCTTGAACATCACCAGGTCTATAAGTGCTTTCACCATTCTCCTTCATTGAATTCTGAAAGTGACCTTGTGAAGGGAGGGAGGTAAAGCAAGGAATAATCTTTTATGTTTGTAAGTCTTAGGTTAGAAATGTTGCCTTTCCCAGAAATCCAGAGCAATGTTATCAGTTGATGAGTCTCATCTACAGGGATTCCAGATCATGAGGGGAAACCTTGTCTTCCAACCTCTTGTTGACTTTTTGCCAGTCTGGGCTCAACcaaggagctgcaggaggcagcagatggggAAGTCCCTGCAAAGTGGCTCTCTGCGGAGAGGACAAGCGCTGACTCACCACATTCATGAGAGGGGCCAggcttcttcttccttttctttagtGTTATGAAGAACACTCCCATCGCACACACAACGAACAGCAGTACAGGTAGAGCAGTCAGGAGGACATTGTCTGGGACAGGCAGGGGTGGCTGAGGTGGCTTTGCATctaaaaatgaccacaaatttTTAATTAGCCAGGAAGATTGGTTATAAAAGGTTTATAATGGCCACTGTTCTCTTATTTATATGCCAGCTTTTCCCCAGGGCTCTACTGCCAAAGAAGCCAGAAATACACAATATGAGGTGTTAGAAAGTCCCAGTCCATGGTCTTCAGCAGTTAACTAATAGCCAAGCCAGTGCCTCTGACCAAATACCTGGACTGAGCTCCCTTACTTTCCCAGAGGCTGGGATGACAATGACTGTGATCTAGAAGAAGTTTGACCTTGCCCTTGGAATCTGGGTAAGGTACCTGTGCCAAGGCTCTGAATGTACAGTCCTCTGTGTGATGCCTGCATCCTCAGCTCCTTGTGTAGATAGGCCCAGGTCCTGAAGTTTCCTTCATAATAATTCTTCCATCCACTATCATCTCTAGATCAGGCTTCAGACACCTCTCACCTGGACAAATACAATGACCTCCTCACAGGCGTTCTAcctccagttttgtttttgtttgtttgccttttaCACTGAGGTCACAGCAGATTTCCCCAAGCAGGGCTGTCAGCATGTCTCACCCACTAGAAAAACTTTGCTGTCTTTTCATGCCCTGAGGTATCAGGGTCAGATTCAGCTCCTGGGAGGCCAAGACTTATTTCCTTGCGTGGAGACTCATAAGTTTCCAGGGAGTTGAAAAAGAGGCTTTAGGGGGAAAACTGAGAACTGAGGGGTccatttcataaacatttatgaGAACACTTCCAGTAGTTAATCCTAAATTACAGGAAAACAAGACCTCCTGTTAGCTTAGCTGCAATTTGTGGACCCATGCCCTGATCCTGGGGCATTAAGAAGAGGAGTTATTGCAAGTCTTATTCAATACTTTTTGAGTCTGTCCCAGTTCATCTCACTTCAACCTATTTGGTATTCCCAGTAAAGTGGGGGTGAAAGGTTAATACTTGTTAACATGGAGACTTCTACCTTTTGACACCCCAAAAGATTCCTTGACTCACAGTCTAACCTATCTCTGATCAAGCCATAGAATAGGGTTGCAGAGAGGCCAGCCCCAGCTTCTTGAGGCAGCTGGAGCTGAAAGTTTCTGAAGATGGTGGTAGCTGGGAAGGTTTCAGCAGTAGTTGAGAAGCAGAGAAAGGTGAGTCATGATGAGGCTATCTTGGTGGCAAGGTCCTATTTATTTGTTGACTGTGGGAGCCATGGTAGAGGGCCCCAGAGCATGTCATGTGTGGTGATGTTAGGGGCTCCAAGAAGGTGCTGAACTTCAGGGGTGGCTTGGAGAGGCCTCTATCAGGCTACAGTAGAAGCAACCAGGACAGGCTGGGTAGCCTCACCATTTACTGGATTCTTAGAGGGGGAAGTACTTGAGTGGAGGAAATCAATACCTCACCaccaattttttcttttgttgtgttacAAGATCCCACCTCCTTTTAAAAGACTTCCCCTGACTCCCAAGAACTTGCCTATATCTGATTGCCTATAAGACTAATTATAGTcactttagtttttaattttacaacTTATTTCTATGGAATATAATTTGATTCCAAtccaatctttttaaaatacagattttcatGTGTATACATCATGAAGTTCTAATTCTATTGGAAGGTCTTTGAGGACAGAGAGTATACCTTATACCTTTTAGTTTTCATCCTTGCAACGAAGAATTTCTAGAATGGTTCTATATTCACAACAAGTGCTATATGTATGTATGCctggtgtgtgttttgggggcgagaggtgtgggtgtgggtttgtgtgtattttaatgAATGGAAGAATTCTAGCTTGGAGGAATCTTGCATTTTCTGACCTAAACTTCAGAATTGTCTATCCAAAGGTAGCCCAAAAGACTGGATTAGTTTCAGGGCTTAAGAACATGCTTCCTCGAGTGCAGAATAGGTTcataatgttggctgtaggttcaTAGTGTCCTGGATCCTGCAGCACCTCTGTCAATATAAAATGGCTCAGTTGGAGGTTTCCTGGGACATTGGATGATCTGTCATAGCATTTGTGTATAAGACCTGGTAAAAGACATAGTCTTGGGGAGAAGCCTTACCTATATTGTAAGGTTGGGAGAAAAGCTCTGTCTGTGTTGGCTCAGGTTGCAGGACACAGAAGATGCTCACATTTGTTTCTGGAAACACCGGTAAAGACGAGCTGATAGAAACATTGTATAGTCCTGTGATATTATCTTGAATTATTGTCATGACAGCATCATACTCAGATGTTGAATTCATGGTTTTTAGCAGAAAATTCATCTTCGTAGGTTTTGGGTAACCTTGTACAGATGAGCAGGTCACATTTATGAAGGAATTTTCTGTTCTATTAGAAATTAGCATTATTTCAGGTTGACTGAAGTTAGCTGAATAGAgatacaaagagagagagagattgatcaaaatttaaaagtatttagaaGAGAATAGCAAATGACTAGGTACCTGTTCTGGGAACTCTTCTGGGAGCCTCAGAGTGCCTAAGCAGGGTCTCAGACCATGGTGAGAGCCACATAAAGGCCTTCATTGAATTCTGAAAGTAACCTTGTGAAGGGAGGTAGGTAAAGCAAGGAATAATCTTTTATatttgtactaggggcccggtgcacgaaattcgtgcactgggtgtgtgtgtgggggagagtgtccctcagcccagccttccccctctcacatactgggagccctcaggcgttgacccccatcaccctccaatcgcaggatcggccccttgcccaggcctaatgcctctggcctaggcgtccggcccgggcagtggggatctgcagtggcagcggggggtgccgcgatcgtgcgggctccgcccctgcccctgcaggacgcctctggctgaggcgtctggcctgggcagcggggacccacagctgcagcggccccgcgatcgtgggctttgctttaggcccagacaagggacccctagctcctgggactgccagcttcgaccgtgcccagctcccatcgctggctccacccctacttcctgctatcactggccagggcggaaaaggcacctgattctccgatcatggctggccctttagctcttagctcccccctgggtttccaatcactgtcagtggcaaggggcttcttcctgctttccctttcacctccctgcattgtgcctacatatgcaaattaactgccatcttgttggcagttaactgccaatcttagttggcagttaatttgcatatagccctgattagccaatgaaaagggtagcgtcgtatgccaattaccatttttctcttttattagtgtagaagtcTTAGGTTAGAAATGTTGCCTTCCCTAGAAATCCAGAGCAATGTTATCAGTTGCTGAGTCTCATCTACAGTCTCATCGCTATAGCATTTGGTTACATgtcccatatttaatttttaagaatgaaGTTTGGGACCATGCTTACTTTCTGTTTACCCAAATCAAGGGGATGCTGTCTGAGTGATAGGAGGGCtaaatttaaataatcaaaaatttatagtgagccctagctggtttggctcagtggatagaatgtcggcccatccactgagttcgattctggtcaagggcatgtaccttggttgcaggctcgatccgcaGCCtgggtcggggtgcatgcaggaggcaaccaattaatgtgtctctctcacatcgatgtttctctctctttatctccctccctcccttccactctttctaaaaatcaatgggaaaatatccttaggtgaggattaacaaaaataaaacctttataaTGAGGCTACTTCTCTAAGGAATAAAGTCTTTGGAAGGAGAAGTGGTCTGACTTTAGGACCTAAGTGTCCCATGGAATATATTCCAGGTCACCAGACCAAGAGAACAGAATGGGATTGAGGCTAAAATTCCACCAGGAACCAGCAGAGTTCTGGGTGCTGGTGTGCTCTGGGCCCTATCTTCCGGAAATCCCCAGAGGATGGTGGGAAGTGAGTGGGTGTGGACTTTGGATTTAGATAATCAAAATACTGGTTTTGGGAAGGACTGTCAAAGTATCTTCATCATATATTTTAAGATGAAGGGCAAACCCAGccatttttaggaaaaaatatatgcTGTTAATAAACACAGAGCTTTTCTTGCCTTGTTTACCGTTCAGATTTTTATGGCTGTTGAGGATTGCTGGCACATATTCCTTCTGCCAGAAAAATAGCTCACTCTCTTTCCAGAGTTATGAGGTCATTTTCAGGTTCTACATACTAATGTATACTTTAGCATGTTGTCTCTGAAACTTCAGTGATTTGCATGCCATACTACAAGTACCTGTATATCAACATACTACTTAAGCATTCGGCTTGTAACTTTATGTGGTTTATCAAAGGTGGAATGCCATGGTACTACCTACTGTAGCCTTATTAGCAATATCTATGAAATTATAGGTTTTATAGATAggtttttattagtttttctagtacatattaaaataatataaacccattaaaaatttttttaaaaaatgattgtctGTGTCCCACCTAAACCACACCATGTTTCTCTATAGAACCTGGCCACACTTTGAAAATATCGCTATAGCATTTGGTTACATGTCCCAAAAAGCCCTACAGCCTAGTTGAGTGACACTTAAAGGGAGCAACTTCCCATTCTAATTCTATTTTTACCTCTGCTTTATTCTGGTTTCAGAATTGTTGTTAATCTGACTTTTTCAGTTTCATAAAAAGTTAATCTGTGTCTacgcccggccagcatggctcaatggttgagcatcaacctatgaaccaggaggttccatTTCTAGttgggacacatgccctggttgcaggctcgatccccagtgtggggcgtactggaggcagccaatcgatgattctcgcatcattgatgtttctatctctccctccctcttctttcctctctgaaagtaatagtaatatatttttaaaaattaaaaacaatgcattttattgtattataattttttaaaatctatattgaCAGGTTTTTCAAGGCCTGGAGGAACAAAGGAGCTGGTTTACTAGTTTTTAGACTCTGTGCATTGGGTTATTTCCTTTCTGTCTACCAAGCTCATGGTTGGGCAGAAAACAACTCATAAACAATCTCTGGAATGTTGAAGGGAAAATCCAAATTACTTAGCTGTCACCCTCAGTAGGAGCTCCAGGCAAAGATTCAGGGGGTGAGAAATCTTGgaccaaaggagaaaataaatgtaaaagagaTTTGAGGCCTATGTGATATATAAACTTAGTAATGGAAAAATTACTCATGGTTTTTACTTAGCCACATTACCCTTGTTTAGTTAGCTCTATTTTGTCCCCAAAGCGGATTTTTACTGATCTTTCAGAAGCAAACTATAAAAAGTACAAAGGACTTCTAGTTCCCTACTCCCAAACCCTGCATTACCTTCAAGtggacttcccagaaatgactgtcctctgccttctctctatAGGTCACCCCTGCCCCCTACCAGTGTTTCCCTGATCACTGCAGTCTCATCTAGAAGGCTAGGGATCAAGACATGCCATTGACAACATACCAAGCACTGATAGGTCGATATCATTTTGGTGGATGAGAATCATTCCTTGGAGGTTTTTGCGATGATGGATGAAACATTGATACAATCCCTTGTCCTTGATCTGAATATTGTGGAGTCGCAGGGTCCAATTATCCTGGTCCAAGCTTGTGCGGTCCTTGTAGTTGGCATGAACACTTTCAGGTTTCTCTTTGCCTCTGAATAGGTCATAAAGAACCAACTTATCCTGGTTCTGCCAAAATACTACCAGCTCATCCAGGCTTATGTTTTCAGGGTTTGTAAAGTGACATGGAAGGTCTCCAGTTTTGTTGAAATATGCCTGACTCTTCATGGAAGCAGCacctaaaaaaagaaaggtgGCTATTGAGGAAGGAGAAACAAGAGGGAAGAACAACAGCAACaactctatttttctttatataatacCCAGATGCTACCTTATCAGTAATGAGATTGAGGAACTAGATGTTAAATTCTGGAACAGTTGCATACATGTTGGCATCTGGAGGATAGGACTTTTGTTCTCACTCTACTGCTCACTAAATCTGTGTGGCCTTGTGTAACTACAACTGCTATGAGGCTAAGTTTTTTTATCTGTTTAATGAAGGTGTGAACCAAATGTTCTAAGGATCTACCCAGTACTATGGGTCTGTGAATTTAAATCCTAGAACAGGGACAACCAGCAGTTGGATAACTCATTTGCCCATCTGTTACCTTCCTATAACCTGAACACTAATTCGCTGCAGCTGTTACAGGCTCCATTACTTCTACACCATCACCAAAaactctcccttttcctccccatcCCCTTATTCCTTAGCCTGAATAGAGCTTCCCTTATGACTGCATATTTCATGGCCAGCTCTCCCAAGGATATAGTACAGTTTGGAAATGACATAAATAGCCCACCAAGGCTTCTAATCTCAGTGACCTTTCTAAGCTCTTTCAGGGATCAGAAAGAGAACTGAGCAAATGCGATGGCTGTTTGGGATTGTGGTAGTCAAAGACCATTTAAGGCACATGAATGACATACTGAAAATGAATCATAGATGGGAAGGTGAGAATGTGCTTTTTGGAGTATCGGGGAAACCTCAATTACCATAAACTTGCTCTTTCCAGGATGCATTGCTCTGGCAGTTTTTTAAACCCCTGGAGGACAGGCTGGGAGAGTTCAGAGAAAGGCTTTCCTCCCCAAGGACATTTGGAGTTTGTGGAAGGGATTTTGTGTGATTGATtatatattgtaataattatgtatggtgctaagtacttgaaatatcagggggacactttgtaaagtatatgattgtctaacctgaaactaatataaaataatattgaatgtaaaatgtaattaaaaaataaaactttttaaaaatgtgattgatTATAGGGTTTTTGTAGGACCTACTCTGAGTCATGGAATTGAGACTTGGCCAAGAAATTAGTGGTGGGTGAGAAGtgcagggttggggggaaatgctgtTTCTTAGTTAATATGAAGTTAGCTGCCACCTTGGAGAGGAAGTTCAGGCAGGTTCTAAGTAAAGCTCCATTGTTTAGGACTTTATTAAGGAGGAAAGTGAGGTGGgttggtgagagagagaagagtagtTTCATTCAAGTTGTTCGTTGAGGGGTGGTAGGAGTTGAATTGATCGGATCCATGGGTTTCTCTTTCAAGAGAAAGCAGGACAAATAACAATGACACGCACTTGTCAAAACTGGACTGCGTACAGAATGGCCCAGTGAGAACAAATAATCAAGGGGTTTGGTAGTGGTCTTAAATTTGAAGGGAAGAGGACTCCAGGCATCAGTGAGAGCTGGCACAAATTTGAATCACCACCTATTACATTCTGCTCAGTAGAACTCTGTGAACCACTTGAAAGTATACAAATGCAGTATCACATAGAATACATTCCCATATTGGAGGGAAGTGGAAAAATCTACCTGGGAACCCGAAACAATAATGAAAGAGGGCCTTAAAGGAGATTTACTATATTGAGTAATTATCTTACAAGGCAACCTTGAGGCTCCTGCTCCTTCTTTGCTAAACTCTGAATGGTAAGGTAAGGGTGCCACCTACTGTAAAAGCTTCTAGCAGCGATCACTGGGTTATATCAGTGACTTGCCAAATGATATAGGGCAAATGACCTAACAGAGAAACCAAACACAGTTGGAAATTCTGCCAGTTAGTGGTCAATGTTACATTATTACTCAGGGATCAATTGTGTCTTCTGGGCCTGGAGACGACTTAGCCTTAggcttctgtctgtctttctgatTTATGGTTGTTTCTCTGTTGAGTCTCACTGTACCTTTTCTCCTTCCCAACAACTTTCTTCACTCACAAATCAGTCCAACTTCTCTGACCCAGGACCCCTCTCCAAAAGATTAAAAGGGCTTTTTCATCCACATGTCTAACTATGTCCCTCTTCACCTACCAACCAAAAGTGTGGCCTGTGTTCAGCATCAGGGAAGGCTGGTCAGAAATGCACATGTTCTGGCCCCACTCAGGCCTACTGAGTCATAATTGGCATTTTAACAAAAGCTCCAATTtgagcctggtcagtgtggctcagtggttgagcatcaaccaatgaaccaggaggttagggttcaattcctgctcaggacacatgccgaggttgcaggctcaatccaaagtagggggcatgcaggaggcagctgatcaatgattctctttcattattgatgtttctatctctctccttctctcttcctctctatgacataaataaaaatatatttagaaaaaaaatctccagTTTGAGAAGCTGAAATAATGGGTTTCTACCTCTGTCTCTGAGTGAAACAGAGGAGATTATGACAAGAACATTTGTTTCCATCCAAGCCCTCTTTCCTACTCTGGAATGGAAATCAGTCTGAAGCCCATTCTGGGTGGAACTGAAAGTATTTCACAATTTTTACTCCACAGTTCCTCACCAACCACTGGCTTCCATGACATCACGTAGAGCTATGCATGCTAAGTCCCTCCCTTACAATATGGGAAAGATTTAGCTAAAAGTCTATTTTCCCTAAGTGGCTTCAGGCCTCCCCTGTTATGACCCCAAATCCTAGACCACACAGCTACTGGGCTCACTGGCTCCATTAGTGGGAAAGCATTAAGAGTCTCTTCTTCCCCAGCACTTGGGTGATAGATATGTTCTGGGTCTAGTTATAACTGACTGCTATGATGATGTCAGGAGCTAGAAACTCAAGAATCCATCTAGATACCTCCCTAAACAGCTGAAGGAGCTTGCTTCAAAAGATACATGAGAACTTCCTCAGCAGTATACTGTTTGACTATCACACAAAAACTATAGTCTTCTAACCTTGTGAGGTCTCTGACCCCATGTGGGACTTCATTCTTCCCTGGCTACTACCCAAAATGCATGTCTTATATAGTCAAGGGTCATCTGTACTCATGAATTTTCCTCCTTTTACTAAACTTCCTTCAATGTTAtgcagggtagggcaaaagtaggtttacagttgttggtatggaaaagaatacatcctatattaaaaggctaatatgcaaattgtcccctcaaccggaaGTTCGACTGgcagttcgaccagggggcagagccgCCAGGCAATCAcccgcagccccttcccccagccaggcccaccccatcagcccaatcggggtgggctggctggatcccacccatgcatgaattcatgccccgggcctctaattaataaataataatacaagaacaaactctgtctcacgtactcacaactgtaaacctacttttgccacaccctgtatgagGTCCTCTGGAAACTTCATTCCACTGTAATAAACTAtatcttcaatttcttcatcaaATGTTTTCCCCAAGGTTGTGCTTTCATTGAACTCTGGCCCTACCCAAAGGACGTCATTTGTCCCAGCCACTCCTTCTTTTGGCATACTTCATGGAGACCTTGAGCAACACCCTTCCCCTTTGAGGTGTCCCAGTCTCTCATTGCTGTCAGCTACTAACAGCAACGTCATTACTTCCTTGTTCACTGAGCATTTTAGCATTAGATACAGATCTTTCTTTTCAACCAATTATTACTATCAATTTGAGTGACTTCAGCAAGGATGAGTTCACCAATACACTTGCTTAGAAGTTCTTTGATCTTTTCCACTCTGAAGATCTTCATCCACAGACTATTTTAGCAGCCCCTCTCCCATGACATAACCTTAAACCTTATTTCCAAGATCAGTTCTGCTCTAAGAACCTTAAACATCAATGTACCTATCTCTGTCCACAACATTTGCTCAATTACTTCACCTATATCTGTGTTTTACTTCACCAAGACCTCAACTCCATCCAGTCTAGACCCTATAGCTCAGTGCTTTCCAAAAGAGCCCTGCAACAATGGAAAAGTACTGTATCTGTGCTGACTAATATGGTAGTCACTGGCCACTACACTGAGCCATTGATATGTCACTAGTGTGActgaaaactgaatttttaatcttatttaattctaatttaaatagccacatgtggctaattgCTATCATATTGGACAGCAGAGTGACAGTATATCTTTTCAatcctgctctttctctctcttttaaaatatattttattgatttttttacagagagaaagggagagggatagagagttagaaacatcaatgagagagaaacatcgatcagctgcctcctgcacaccccctactggggatgtgcccgcaaccaagatacatgcccttgaccggaatcaaacaggaacccttcagtctgcaggcctactctctatccatgagccaaaccggtcagggctctctctctctctctctttttgttaatcctcacctgaggatattttcccccatcgatttttagagagagtagagggagtgggagagacagaaagagagaaacatctatgtgagagaggcacatcaattgatAGCCTCCCACACGCACAGGGATGGAGCCTggaaccgaggtacgtgcccttgactagaattgaacctggaacacttcagtctgaaggccaatgctctatccactgagcctaaccagctagggctcaattatTCTTTTGCCAGCAACTCCAATAAAGTTGCCCTTTTGTGCAGAATTCATCCTAAGCACACACTACTTTTGATCTACATATCTGTTCTTACAACTGAATGGTTGAGCACCCCTGAAGGAAATTATTCCATTATTTGAACTGGTGACATTATAAATCTTATCCCACTTAACTTGGCCTATGAGCTGCTCACCCTGCTtaccaccctctcccttcctcacatGGTTCCCTCTGTTACtacttttagtttctctttctcttatagTCAAACTCCCTGAAAGAGTAA is drawn from Myotis daubentonii chromosome 3, mMyoDau2.1, whole genome shotgun sequence and contains these coding sequences:
- the CD86 gene encoding T-lymphocyte activation antigen CD86 isoform X1; the protein is MPHFCVPWECLWAYTSGLWELRWMGICDSTMGLSTTVFAMALLLSGAASMKSQAYFNKTGDLPCHFTNPENISLDELVVFWQNQDKLVLYDLFRGKEKPESVHANYKDRTSLDQDNWTLRLHNIQIKDKGLYQCFIHHRKNLQGMILIHQNDIDLSVLANFSQPEIMLISNRTENSFINVTCSSVQGYPKPTKMNFLLKTMNSTSEYDAVMTIIQDNITGLYNVSISSSLPVFPETNVSIFCVLQPEPTQTELFSQPYNIDAKPPQPPLPVPDNVLLTALPVLLFVVCAMGVFFITLKKRKKKPGPSHECEVIRVEGEESEQAKERVENRVPERSNEAQCIVNISKTDSGSVRKADKLKIWDTKRDGDGSTLDPGAISVWAVANTKEDPCDQQAIDKP